One genomic region from Manis pentadactyla isolate mManPen7 chromosome 12, mManPen7.hap1, whole genome shotgun sequence encodes:
- the CIRBP gene encoding cold-inducible RNA-binding protein isoform X2 yields the protein MASDEGKLFVGGLSFDTNEQSLEQVFSKYGQISEVVVVKDRETQRSRGFGFVTFENIDDAKDAMMAMNGKSVDGRQIRVDQAGKSSDNRSRGYRGGSAGGRGFFRGGRGRGRGFSRGGGDRGYGGSRFESRSGGYGGSRDYYSSRSQGGGYGDRSSGGSYRDSYDSYATHNE from the exons ATGGCATCGGATGAAGGCAAGCTTTTCGTTGGAGGGCTGAGTTTTGACACCAACGAGCAGTCCCTGGAGCAGGTCTTCTCAAAATACGGACAGATCTCTGAAG TGGTGGTGGTAAAAGACAGGGAGACCCAGCGATCGCGGGGCTTTGGGTTTGTCACCTTTGAGAACATCGATGATGCCAAAGATGCCATGATGGCCATGAATGGGAAG TCTGTGGATGGGCGACAGATCCGAGTTGACCAGGCTGGCAAGTCATCTGACAACCGATCCCGTGGGTACCGAGGTGGCTCTGCCGGGGGCCGGGGCTTCTTCCGAGGAGGCCGAGGCCGGGGCCGTGGGTTCTCTAGAG GAGGGGGGGACCGAGGCTACGGGGGGAGCCGGTTCGAATCCAGGAGCGGAGGCTATGGAGGTTCCAGAGATTACTATAGCAG CCGGAGTCAGGGTGGTGGCTACGGTGACCGGAGCTCGGGCGGGTCCTACAGAGACAGCTACGACAGTTACG CTACACACAACGAGTAA
- the CIRBP gene encoding cold-inducible RNA-binding protein isoform X1: MASDEGKLFVGGLSFDTNEQSLEQVFSKYGQISEVVVVKDRETQRSRGFGFVTFENIDDAKDAMMAMNGKSVDGRQIRVDQAGKSSDNRSRGYRGGSAGGRGFFRGGRGRGRGFSRGGGDRGYGGSRFESRSGGYGGSRDYYSSRSQGGGYGDRSSGGSYRDSYDSYGKPRSEGATLPGPAVGAQ, encoded by the exons ATGGCATCGGATGAAGGCAAGCTTTTCGTTGGAGGGCTGAGTTTTGACACCAACGAGCAGTCCCTGGAGCAGGTCTTCTCAAAATACGGACAGATCTCTGAAG TGGTGGTGGTAAAAGACAGGGAGACCCAGCGATCGCGGGGCTTTGGGTTTGTCACCTTTGAGAACATCGATGATGCCAAAGATGCCATGATGGCCATGAATGGGAAG TCTGTGGATGGGCGACAGATCCGAGTTGACCAGGCTGGCAAGTCATCTGACAACCGATCCCGTGGGTACCGAGGTGGCTCTGCCGGGGGCCGGGGCTTCTTCCGAGGAGGCCGAGGCCGGGGCCGTGGGTTCTCTAGAG GAGGGGGGGACCGAGGCTACGGGGGGAGCCGGTTCGAATCCAGGAGCGGAGGCTATGGAGGTTCCAGAGATTACTATAGCAG CCGGAGTCAGGGTGGTGGCTACGGTGACCGGAGCTCGGGCGGGTCCTACAGAGACAGCTACGACAGTTACGGTAAGCCCCGCTCCGAGGGCGCCACGCTGCCGGGGCCTGCGGTGGGAGCTCAGTAA
- the CIRBP gene encoding cold-inducible RNA-binding protein isoform X3, whose product MASDEGKLFVGGLSFDTNEQSLEQVFSKYGQISEVVVVKDRETQRSRGFGFVTFENIDDAKDAMMAMNGKSVDGRQIRVDQAGKSSDNRSRGYRGGSAGGRGFFRGGRGRGRGFSRGGGDRGYGGSRFESRSGGYGGSRDYYSSRSQGGGYGDRSSGGSYRDSYDSYG is encoded by the exons ATGGCATCGGATGAAGGCAAGCTTTTCGTTGGAGGGCTGAGTTTTGACACCAACGAGCAGTCCCTGGAGCAGGTCTTCTCAAAATACGGACAGATCTCTGAAG TGGTGGTGGTAAAAGACAGGGAGACCCAGCGATCGCGGGGCTTTGGGTTTGTCACCTTTGAGAACATCGATGATGCCAAAGATGCCATGATGGCCATGAATGGGAAG TCTGTGGATGGGCGACAGATCCGAGTTGACCAGGCTGGCAAGTCATCTGACAACCGATCCCGTGGGTACCGAGGTGGCTCTGCCGGGGGCCGGGGCTTCTTCCGAGGAGGCCGAGGCCGGGGCCGTGGGTTCTCTAGAG GAGGGGGGGACCGAGGCTACGGGGGGAGCCGGTTCGAATCCAGGAGCGGAGGCTATGGAGGTTCCAGAGATTACTATAGCAG CCGGAGTCAGGGTGGTGGCTACGGTGACCGGAGCTCGGGCGGGTCCTACAGAGACAGCTACGACAGTTACG GTTGA
- the FAM174C gene encoding protein FAM174C isoform X1 — MGPRVLPLPLLLLLALLHGAEAAALTPLLPSEDTHSPLPAVTNGSQPGTTHNGTHSRLPGSSGSPLLRSFYVLMGLVGLSLLYFLIRAFRLKKPQRRYGLLANTEDPAEMASLDSDEGTVFETRNLR; from the exons ATGGGGCCGCGCGTGTTGCCGCTGCCGCTGCTACTACTGCTAGCTCTGCTGCACGGAGCCGAGGCAGCAGCGCTCACGCCACTGCTCCCCTCGGAGGACACGCATTCGCCACTGCCCGCCGTGACGAACGGGAGCCAGCCGGGCACAACGCACAATGGCACGCACTCGCGGCTGCCGGGCTCATCAGGCTCGCCGCTTCTGCGCTCCTTCTACGTACTCATGGGCCTCGTTGGCCTGTCGCTGCTGTACTTCCTCATCCGGGCATTCAG GTTGAAGAAGCCACAGCGGAGATACGGCCTCCTCGCCAACACCGAGGACCCCGCAGAGATGGCCTCACTGGACAGCGACGAGGGGACAGTGTTTGAGACGAGGAATCTGAGATG A